The Rhododendron vialii isolate Sample 1 chromosome 5a, ASM3025357v1 genome contains a region encoding:
- the LOC131326197 gene encoding uncharacterized protein LOC131326197, whose protein sequence is MDENSEGMSQELRQSTVIGRMYGASVIGHTNHAPVVDHSDLPAACVLCQRILSPDNEAGHLEAFSMCGDCKFLFLEEFGTPTVDAHRRQTTRVSRTRHSSSESIENFFSQQFSHMISLARQSPSTAPDNESQTADTDAAARFLQLSRPRSTPSGSRRWRRALSDTESEGFDSLYGESESNVSFSGYRPFQSESDAISYSAYGGDSDASVDGHSFLDTEIFIHADAGSDSDTDTDIDPMRAGLNQWNSDDQEEDDDDEEEENEWEEADAEENDAESSAGVHPQSSSGRIASNGPVTWRGQLRSPELEGAIHVRIGERRQTYIADLLANLEGPVGLPFVGNSRDYVDSRGFDELLERLAEADDSRRGAPPAAVSFVNSLPRVVVSEEHEKQDGLACAICKDFLSVGTIVNQLPCFHLYHPSCILPWLTARNSCPLCRYELPTDDKDYEEGKRNTTSSSLEINEIQPQEMSEEDSSSDINDDGGVGGMQQADFVREEREHATGDTTRGRWLFLAAAPIVSLVGIVLVLWLGNPLTERRGPIGHHDFPGQGQHPNRSSRSWPPNHRENRSRRWWSLF, encoded by the coding sequence ATGGATGAAAATTCAGAAGGTATGTCACAGGAATTGCGTCAATCCACTGTGATTGGTCGCATGTACGGTGCTTCAGTTATTGGTCACACGAATCATGCACCTGTTGTTGACCATTCTGACCTGCCAGCAGCATGTGTATTATGCCAAAGAATCCTCTCACCTGATAATGAGGCTGGGCATCTTGAAGCATTCAGTATGTGTGGAGATTGTAAGTTCTTATTTCTCGAAGAATTTGGAACTCCAACAGTAGACGCTCATCGGAGGCAGACAACCAGAGTCAGTAGAACAAGGCACAGCAGTTCTGAGTcaattgagaattttttttcacagcAGTTTTCACATATGATTAGCCTTGCGAGGCAAAGCCCCTCAACTGCACCTGATAATGAAAGTCAGACTGCAGACACCGATGCTGCTGCCAGGTTCCTGCAGCTTTCACGTCCCCGAAGCACTCCAAGTGGGTCCAGAAGATGGAGGAGGGCACTGTCTGATACTGAAAGTGAGGGGTTTGATTCTCTTTATGGAGAGAGTGAATCAAATGTCAGCTTTAGTGGATACAGGCCTTTCCAGAGTGAGAGTGATGCCATTTCATATAGTGCTTATGGAGGGGATTCCGATGCTTCTGTGGATGGACATAGTTTCCTGGATACTGAAATTTTTATCCACGCAGATGCTGGAAGTGATAGTGACACTGATACAGATATTGACCCCATGCGTGCTGGTCTCAACCAATGGAACTCAGATGACCAAGAAGAAGATGacgatgatgaagaagaagaaaatgaatgggAAGAAGCTGATGCTGAGGAAAATGATGCAGAATCTTCTGCAGGGGTTCACCCCCAAAGTTCATCAGGTCGAATTGCAAGCAATGGGCCTGTAACTTGGCGTGGACAGCTTCGTTCTCCTGAACTTGAGGGAGCCATTCATGTTAGAATAGGGGAAAGGAGACAAACATATATTGCTGACTTACTTGCTAACTTGGAGGGACCAGTGGGACTGCCTTTTGTTGGGAATTCCAGGGATTATGTGGATTCAAGGGGCTTTGATGAATTGCTTGAGCGTCTTGCTGAGGCTGATGACTCAAGACGAGGAGCACCTCCTGCAGCTGTGTCCTTTGTGAATAGTTTACCTCGTGTGGTCGTCAGTGAAGAGCATGAGAAGCAGGATGGTTTGGCATGTGCAATCTGCAAGGATTTTCTCTCTGTTGGGACTATTGTAAATCAGCTACCTTGTTTTCACCTCTATCACCCTTCCTGTATCTTACCCTGGCTAACAGCACGGAATTCATGCCCCCTTTGTCGGTATGAGCTTCCAACTGATGACAAAGATTATGAGGAAGGCAAGCGGAACACTACTAGCTCTAGTTTAGAGATTAATGAAATCCAGCCGCAGGAGATGAGTGAGGAGGATAGTTCGTCAGACATTAATGATGATGGTGGAGTAGGTGGAATGCAGCAGGCAGATTTTGTAAGGGAGGAACGTGAGCATGCCACAGGGGACACAACAAGAGGAAGGTGGTTGTTTCTTGCTGCTGCTCCAATTGTCAGTCTTGTAGGCATTGTTCTTGTGTTGTGGTTGGGCAATCCTCTGACAGAAAGAAGAGGGCCAATTGGCCACCATGACTTCCCAGGACAGGGACAGCATCCTAATCGCAGTTCTCGCTCCTGGCCACCCAACCATAGGGAGAACAGGAGCAGGAGGTGGTGGTCGTTGTTCTAA